Proteins encoded in a region of the Acetobacter oryzifermentans genome:
- a CDS encoding DEAD/DEAH box helicase family protein: MSMSASQLNLFDTTVLSGELASLWSLDDDQPIPEVSLPSPHSFRIPQRDFRLKGLRGLASGWKARAEGNLAAIALLGELEREDRNATEAEQEVLARFTGFGAGELANNLFPPTGKEVRKGWESLASELEQLTTETERAGLQRATQYAHYTPELIVHSLWDMVQRMGFRGGSVLEPGCGTGVFIAARPEKLEGKIAFTGIENDPISARIARKLYPNQWIRSEDFTRAQLSHGYDLAIGNPPFSNRTVHGRDGLEKQGLSLHDFFIARSLEALRPGGIALFVTSRYTLDKTDPKARQIIGESADLLGAVRLPEGAMRDDAGTDVVVDILAFRKREVGEVPSNESWVETADIPDSDEGNGPLVINGYFLDHPEQVLGSHIWTTTQFGPGYTCSATAGAELDLLLPQALSRIAPNVHFLQPLEARIVRPAGEGVTVGTAASGADLKEGSYFVDRGVLHQISEGQAQIVLIRKAGQAEGIFAKHARIIRGLVPIRDAARSVLRAQMQNLPYGSQQRTLKTAYQSFVREFGPINHTRTTLRENPETGKTRETQRRPNLQPFMDDPDVWLVASIEEYDERTDTGRMGPVFSERVIHAPTEPEIHGAHDALAVSLHETGCVDLTLIAELLGRSEADTLIELGESVYLDPERSAQGRDVWVTADEMLSGAVRTKLGLARDAAQLDHRFARNVSALEGVQPPDLRPSEITARLGAPWLPVTDIQDFVQEVMGIETTVRHTPEVACWSINRTPFLSRAEATSVWGTERRNAAELLEDALSQSIPKIWDHWRDENGNERRELNTQETEAAKEKLAAIKSAFEKWVWQDPDRSDRLVKLYNETYNNLVPRAFDGSHLRLPGASSAITLRAHQKRVVWRIIASGRTYMAHAVGAGKTFSMAAAVMEQKRLGLISKAVIVVPGHCLAQMAREFLMLYPTARILVADETNFVKAKRQRFIARAATENWDAIIITHDAFKFIPVEAGFEREMIEDQIASYEAILSGLDGDDRISRKRIERMKEGMEAKLEGLAAQKDDLLHMGEMGIDQILVDEAQLFRKLSYATNQSDLRGVDPNGSQRAWDLFVKTRYLAKTDPTRPLIMASGSPITNTIAELWNVGRYMDLDALVARNLHEFDAWAANFGETRTELELQPNGLYKPVTRFTEFVNVADLMAMYRDFADVVQSDELARYVKLPSVKGGNRQIVVAESTEDFRAFQQTLAERMRAIEARSGRPQKGDDIILSVMNDARHGAIDLRFIAPWADDDPHSKLNVMIRKVFEIWHETSANRYTNPETGRAYDLPGAVQMIFSDLGTQASQTKRGFSAYNWIRSELIRMGVPAEQIAFMQDYDKAAAKLRLFGDLNAGRKRILIGSTATMGTGVNAQQRLKALHHLDVPWLVADIMQREGRIVRQGNQHDEVEVYAYAQQGSVDATNWQLLERKMRFIGLAMSGDRTIRRIEDVGGEGNQFAMAKALASGDMRLIQKAGLEADIARLERLQAAHFDDQFNVRRQIQRAERDIKTAQARIPKIEAALTQRITTKGEAFALHRDTKVVESSEKAGAWILSQARLAEREGRTGQWSMGRIAGFEVMCEAHEQQFRTSDKRKPEVVSSIYLDTPAGEIEVETDRETKPLGLISRIEHAALRLDSDLAEARRSLDEAQRRLPAYRAREGLPFAEADDLTAKCAELSALDAALEAEGKEKEAALKSATANDDTASAVAEKIEQVA, from the coding sequence ATGTCCATGTCAGCCTCGCAACTCAATCTGTTCGATACCACTGTACTGTCCGGTGAGCTCGCATCCCTCTGGTCTCTGGACGATGACCAGCCCATTCCCGAAGTCAGCCTCCCCTCCCCTCACTCTTTCCGTATTCCTCAGCGAGATTTCCGGCTGAAAGGACTGCGTGGTCTTGCAAGCGGATGGAAAGCCCGTGCTGAAGGTAATCTGGCTGCGATTGCCCTTCTCGGGGAACTGGAGCGCGAGGATCGTAACGCCACCGAGGCAGAGCAGGAGGTGCTCGCCCGTTTTACTGGTTTTGGTGCGGGTGAACTTGCCAACAACCTCTTCCCGCCAACAGGCAAAGAAGTGCGCAAGGGATGGGAAAGTCTTGCTTCAGAACTTGAACAGCTTACGACGGAGACTGAAAGGGCTGGCCTGCAGCGCGCCACACAATATGCCCACTACACCCCGGAACTGATTGTTCACTCATTGTGGGATATGGTGCAGCGTATGGGGTTTCGTGGTGGTTCGGTGCTTGAACCGGGTTGCGGAACCGGGGTCTTTATAGCCGCACGACCTGAAAAACTGGAAGGCAAGATCGCCTTCACAGGCATTGAAAACGATCCAATCTCTGCCCGCATAGCGCGCAAACTCTATCCAAACCAGTGGATCCGCAGTGAGGATTTCACACGAGCCCAGCTTTCGCATGGCTATGATCTGGCTATTGGTAATCCACCCTTTAGCAACCGCACGGTGCACGGTCGGGACGGTTTGGAGAAGCAGGGATTAAGTCTCCATGACTTCTTCATTGCCCGCTCACTCGAAGCTTTACGACCCGGCGGTATCGCCCTGTTCGTGACCTCCAGATACACACTGGACAAAACGGATCCTAAGGCACGACAGATTATCGGGGAGAGCGCAGACCTGCTTGGTGCTGTGCGTTTGCCTGAAGGCGCAATGCGTGACGATGCCGGGACAGATGTGGTGGTCGATATCCTGGCATTCCGCAAACGAGAAGTGGGAGAAGTGCCGTCTAATGAGAGCTGGGTTGAAACTGCAGACATCCCAGACTCAGACGAGGGAAATGGTCCGCTCGTCATAAACGGGTATTTCCTTGACCATCCCGAACAGGTGCTCGGCAGTCATATCTGGACGACAACGCAGTTTGGTCCCGGCTACACATGCTCTGCCACCGCCGGCGCAGAACTAGATCTTCTTCTTCCGCAAGCCCTGAGCCGGATCGCGCCCAACGTTCATTTTCTACAGCCGCTGGAGGCGCGCATTGTCCGGCCAGCAGGTGAGGGCGTTACGGTTGGAACCGCGGCAAGTGGTGCAGACCTCAAGGAAGGAAGCTACTTTGTAGACCGAGGTGTTCTGCACCAGATTAGCGAGGGACAGGCCCAGATCGTCCTGATCCGCAAGGCAGGTCAGGCAGAGGGGATTTTTGCCAAGCATGCTCGGATTATCCGCGGGCTGGTGCCCATCCGTGATGCCGCACGAAGTGTGTTGCGGGCGCAGATGCAGAACCTGCCTTACGGATCACAGCAGCGCACATTGAAAACAGCGTACCAGAGTTTCGTGCGTGAATTTGGCCCCATCAATCATACCCGCACCACGCTGCGCGAGAACCCTGAAACTGGGAAAACACGGGAAACCCAGCGGCGCCCGAACCTGCAGCCTTTTATGGATGATCCTGACGTCTGGCTGGTGGCTTCGATTGAGGAGTATGACGAACGCACGGATACGGGCCGCATGGGGCCGGTATTCTCTGAGCGTGTCATTCATGCACCGACAGAGCCTGAAATACACGGAGCCCATGACGCACTGGCTGTGTCCTTGCATGAAACGGGATGTGTGGATCTGACTCTCATTGCCGAACTGTTGGGACGGAGTGAAGCCGATACGTTGATTGAACTGGGCGAGAGTGTTTACCTTGATCCAGAACGCAGCGCGCAGGGCAGGGACGTCTGGGTTACGGCAGATGAGATGCTCTCAGGCGCCGTGCGGACCAAGCTGGGTTTGGCACGTGACGCCGCACAACTTGACCACCGGTTTGCACGCAATGTCAGTGCCCTGGAAGGCGTGCAGCCCCCGGATCTGCGACCCTCTGAAATTACAGCCCGTCTGGGAGCGCCCTGGTTGCCCGTCACGGATATTCAGGACTTCGTACAAGAGGTCATGGGGATTGAAACTACCGTTCGTCATACCCCGGAAGTGGCATGCTGGAGTATCAACAGAACGCCTTTCCTGTCTCGCGCTGAAGCAACATCTGTCTGGGGCACGGAACGACGGAATGCAGCGGAACTGTTGGAAGACGCGCTCTCCCAGTCCATTCCCAAAATCTGGGATCATTGGCGCGATGAAAATGGCAACGAGCGACGCGAACTCAATACGCAGGAAACGGAAGCGGCCAAAGAAAAACTGGCTGCTATTAAAAGCGCGTTCGAAAAGTGGGTGTGGCAGGATCCCGACCGCTCTGACCGTCTCGTAAAGCTCTATAACGAGACTTACAACAATCTGGTGCCACGGGCCTTTGATGGCAGTCATCTGCGTCTGCCGGGCGCAAGCAGTGCGATTACCCTTCGTGCGCACCAGAAGCGCGTGGTCTGGCGGATTATTGCCTCAGGGCGCACCTACATGGCCCATGCTGTGGGGGCAGGAAAAACCTTCTCCATGGCGGCTGCCGTCATGGAGCAGAAACGCCTTGGACTGATCAGTAAGGCCGTTATCGTGGTTCCCGGTCACTGCCTTGCACAGATGGCGCGTGAATTTCTCATGCTCTACCCTACGGCGAGAATTCTCGTGGCGGACGAGACAAATTTCGTCAAAGCGAAACGTCAGCGTTTTATTGCCCGCGCAGCAACCGAAAACTGGGATGCGATCATCATAACCCATGACGCTTTCAAGTTTATTCCGGTGGAGGCGGGTTTTGAACGGGAGATGATTGAAGACCAGATTGCGTCATACGAGGCCATTCTGTCTGGCCTGGATGGCGATGACCGTATCTCCCGCAAGCGTATTGAACGCATGAAAGAGGGGATGGAGGCTAAACTGGAAGGATTAGCCGCCCAGAAGGATGATCTCCTTCATATGGGTGAAATGGGCATCGATCAGATCCTTGTGGATGAAGCCCAGCTCTTTCGGAAACTGTCTTACGCGACCAATCAGTCCGATCTGAGAGGTGTCGATCCTAACGGCTCACAGCGCGCATGGGATCTTTTCGTAAAAACGCGTTACCTTGCGAAGACTGACCCAACACGTCCACTGATCATGGCTTCAGGTTCGCCGATTACGAATACGATTGCCGAATTGTGGAATGTCGGACGGTATATGGATCTGGATGCTCTTGTCGCCCGCAATCTCCACGAATTTGATGCTTGGGCAGCCAACTTTGGGGAAACACGCACAGAACTGGAGCTTCAACCCAACGGTCTCTACAAACCGGTCACGCGCTTTACCGAATTCGTCAATGTGGCCGATCTGATGGCCATGTATCGTGACTTTGCGGACGTCGTTCAGTCAGACGAGCTGGCACGATATGTCAAACTGCCCTCTGTTAAGGGCGGCAACAGACAGATTGTGGTGGCCGAAAGCACAGAAGACTTTCGGGCATTCCAGCAGACCCTTGCAGAACGGATGCGCGCGATTGAAGCCCGTTCAGGTCGTCCTCAGAAGGGGGACGACATCATTCTGAGTGTGATGAATGATGCCCGGCATGGCGCGATCGATCTGCGGTTTATCGCACCGTGGGCGGATGATGACCCACATTCCAAGCTGAATGTGATGATTCGGAAGGTGTTTGAAATCTGGCATGAGACATCTGCCAATCGTTACACTAATCCCGAGACGGGCAGGGCTTACGATTTGCCGGGGGCGGTGCAGATGATCTTCTCCGATCTCGGCACACAGGCCTCCCAGACCAAGCGCGGGTTCTCGGCTTATAACTGGATCAGGTCAGAGCTGATCCGCATGGGTGTCCCTGCCGAGCAGATTGCCTTCATGCAGGATTACGACAAGGCTGCAGCCAAGCTGCGTCTGTTTGGTGATCTCAATGCAGGCCGCAAGCGTATCCTGATCGGTTCAACAGCCACAATGGGAACAGGGGTCAATGCCCAGCAGCGCCTGAAAGCCCTGCATCATCTCGACGTGCCCTGGCTTGTTGCCGATATCATGCAACGTGAAGGTCGGATTGTGCGTCAGGGCAATCAGCATGACGAAGTGGAGGTTTACGCATACGCCCAGCAGGGATCCGTGGACGCCACCAACTGGCAGCTCCTTGAACGGAAGATGCGATTTATCGGCCTTGCAATGTCGGGAGACCGGACCATCCGTCGTATTGAGGATGTGGGCGGTGAAGGCAACCAGTTTGCAATGGCCAAGGCGCTGGCATCAGGCGACATGCGTCTGATTCAAAAAGCCGGCCTGGAAGCCGATATCGCGCGTCTTGAGCGTTTGCAGGCCGCACATTTCGATGATCAGTTCAATGTGCGCCGCCAGATCCAGAGAGCTGAACGCGACATCAAGACAGCCCAGGCACGCATTCCGAAAATTGAGGCGGCACTCACACAGCGTATCACCACGAAAGGCGAGGCGTTTGCGCTGCACCGTGACACCAAGGTGGTTGAGAGCAGTGAAAAAGCTGGAGCATGGATACTGTCGCAGGCGCGGCTTGCTGAACGGGAAGGCCGGACCGGGCAGTGGAGCATGGGTCGGATCGCCGGCTTTGAAGTGATGTGCGAAGCTCATGAACAGCAGTTCAGAACGTCCGACAAGAGAAAACCAGAAGTCGTCTCCTCCATCTATCTGGATACACCTGCAGGAGAAATCGAGGTTGAGACCGATCGTGAGACCAAGCCTCTGGGACTGATTTCACGGATTGAGCACGCAGCCTTACGTCTGGACAGCGATCTGGCTGAAGCACGTCGCAGTCTGGATGAGGCACAGCGCCGACTGCCAGCTTATCGCGCACGGGAAGGACTTCCTTTTGCGGAAGCCGACGATCTCACGGCGAAATGTGCCGAGCTATCCGCATTGGATGCTGCGCTGGAAGCGGAAGGCAAGGAAAAAGAAGCTGCGCTGAAATCGGCCACAGCAAATGATGATACTGCTTCTGCTGTTGCAGAGAAAATTGAACAGGTGGCCTAA
- a CDS encoding ParB N-terminal domain-containing protein, whose protein sequence is MTELRRVDPKTLVPNPNNPRKTQPDPRAEHQLALNIKTVGLIHAPCVRELEDGRLMIVAGHRRVRACIAAKLTEIDVHVRSGDEKSDTMAAVAENVVRADMTESEQWRGVLDMRAKGATDTEISRAFMVTPAYLRGLMLLSQIHPPIIAAIDSGIGPSYTDRNAIARTPLERQRDVWAEIWAESADEGADPADYEMSREDATHFDWSEFVRYLDQVELYARNYEFDDETAKEAGVVWEEDLFGQGGEDNRYCTQYAAMFKAQQIWAEKTKPEGTIYLQSNEYGEGIAPDGYRKVGAWEAEWDEDIPAIWVNPRTLQIQKGRLRELGEQSTRRTENGSLSLPSAQKPEKPKERPDISGTGLKIIGDVRTQALRQALDAARENADPWDLVGAFILALSANNVKIHGDDTYEPYGSVTERDLAVARIFPEGVLVRDPDLLRNAALGVLSTFMNCGLSQHSGSGLPAQILGVLFGADAHMPTMAFEDFLKSYSKPGITKAVEAEGLEEKPTGKAMREALMAHIGEKRWVPEPATFTAGLSEWKSRLENQAARLEARARLAAQMEEEEGDSDFDTDVTTDSEEDENCEERVDLDEGQTDQESLSDGDESAHNATIPDDPRIPSELTELARAMPDRLEVIMV, encoded by the coding sequence ATGACGGAACTTCGCCGCGTCGATCCCAAAACACTCGTACCAAACCCGAATAATCCACGTAAGACCCAGCCAGATCCTCGTGCGGAACATCAGCTTGCGCTGAATATCAAGACAGTGGGCCTGATACATGCGCCCTGCGTGCGGGAACTTGAGGACGGTCGGTTGATGATTGTCGCTGGTCACAGGCGGGTGCGGGCCTGTATTGCGGCGAAATTGACTGAAATTGACGTGCATGTCCGTTCTGGTGATGAAAAAAGCGATACGATGGCCGCTGTCGCCGAGAACGTCGTGCGTGCCGATATGACGGAATCCGAACAATGGCGTGGTGTGCTGGATATGCGCGCGAAGGGCGCTACTGATACGGAAATCAGTCGGGCTTTTATGGTCACACCAGCCTATCTTCGTGGCCTGATGCTGTTGTCCCAAATTCATCCGCCCATTATTGCGGCAATCGATAGTGGGATTGGGCCTTCCTATACGGACCGGAACGCAATTGCGCGCACTCCGCTGGAGCGCCAACGCGATGTATGGGCCGAGATCTGGGCGGAAAGCGCTGACGAAGGAGCAGATCCGGCCGACTATGAGATGAGTAGGGAAGACGCCACACATTTCGATTGGTCGGAATTTGTAAGATATCTTGATCAGGTCGAATTATATGCTCGCAACTACGAGTTTGACGACGAGACTGCAAAAGAAGCTGGTGTCGTCTGGGAAGAAGATCTCTTCGGGCAGGGTGGAGAAGATAATCGATACTGCACCCAATATGCCGCTATGTTTAAGGCGCAGCAGATTTGGGCTGAGAAAACTAAACCTGAAGGAACCATTTACCTCCAGAGCAACGAATATGGGGAAGGAATTGCGCCAGACGGATACCGGAAGGTGGGGGCATGGGAAGCGGAATGGGACGAAGATATCCCGGCGATCTGGGTTAACCCACGCACACTGCAGATTCAAAAAGGACGGCTTCGCGAACTGGGAGAACAGTCCACCCGCAGGACAGAAAATGGTTCCCTTTCTTTACCGTCAGCCCAAAAACCCGAAAAACCTAAAGAGCGCCCCGATATTTCAGGCACAGGGCTTAAAATTATCGGGGATGTTCGGACACAGGCTTTGCGTCAGGCGTTGGATGCAGCGCGAGAAAATGCAGATCCCTGGGATCTGGTTGGTGCTTTCATACTGGCTTTGAGTGCCAATAACGTAAAAATCCACGGTGATGATACATATGAGCCTTATGGGAGTGTTACGGAGCGTGACCTGGCTGTCGCACGCATTTTCCCAGAAGGTGTGTTGGTTCGTGACCCGGATCTTCTCAGAAACGCAGCATTGGGTGTGCTTAGCACGTTCATGAATTGCGGCCTCAGTCAGCATAGCGGTAGCGGTTTGCCCGCCCAGATCCTTGGGGTGTTGTTTGGTGCAGACGCGCATATGCCCACAATGGCCTTCGAAGACTTTCTTAAAAGTTACAGTAAACCGGGAATTACCAAAGCTGTTGAGGCTGAAGGTCTGGAAGAAAAACCCACTGGTAAAGCGATGCGCGAAGCACTTATGGCTCACATTGGCGAAAAACGATGGGTGCCGGAACCTGCAACATTTACAGCGGGGCTCTCAGAATGGAAATCCAGGTTAGAGAACCAGGCTGCGCGGCTGGAAGCTCGGGCACGTTTGGCGGCGCAGATGGAGGAAGAAGAAGGTGATTCTGATTTTGATACTGACGTCACAACTGACAGTGAAGAGGATGAGAACTGTGAGGAGCGAGTGGATCTAGACGAAGGCCAGACTGATCAGGAGAGCCTGTCTGATGGTGATGAAAGTGCGCATAACGCTACTATTCCCGACGATCCACGCATCCCCAGTGAACTGACAGAACTGGCCCGTGCGATGCCTGATCGTCTTGAAGTTATTATGGTCTGA
- a CDS encoding helix-turn-helix domain-containing protein, with protein MKREHIILPADPADSEDRAVSIEGMERGQRARLIRKTRNDLGLSQVEFASRFRVPVGTLRDWEQARAMAPDFAVAYVRVIGRHPDMVAQAVA; from the coding sequence GTGAAGAGAGAGCATATCATTCTGCCTGCTGATCCGGCGGATTCCGAAGACCGCGCAGTATCCATCGAAGGCATGGAACGTGGGCAAAGGGCACGGTTGATCCGTAAAACCCGTAACGATCTCGGTCTGTCTCAGGTCGAGTTTGCCAGCCGTTTCCGCGTTCCTGTCGGCACGTTACGGGACTGGGAGCAGGCACGGGCGATGGCCCCCGACTTCGCTGTCGCCTACGTTCGGGTCATCGGACGGCACCCCGATATGGTAGCTCAGGCGGTGGCCTGA
- a CDS encoding BrnT family toxin gives MDNRFDPAKDLANKKKHKLSLAFGDRIFEDDNHLILPTIRIEDEEDRYKVVGVVGEKLFTGVFVWRDDLPRFISVRRSNKGEERAYHSAC, from the coding sequence ATGGATAACAGGTTTGACCCCGCAAAAGACCTCGCCAACAAAAAAAAGCACAAACTGTCTCTGGCCTTTGGCGACCGTATTTTCGAGGACGATAATCACCTGATCTTGCCCACCATCCGCATTGAGGATGAGGAGGATCGCTACAAAGTGGTTGGCGTCGTGGGCGAGAAGCTGTTCACCGGTGTGTTTGTCTGGCGGGACGATCTGCCCCGCTTTATTTCCGTGAGAAGGAGTAACAAAGGTGAAGAGAGAGCATATCATTCTGCCTGCTGA
- a CDS encoding DUF4132 domain-containing protein, with protein sequence MTPAQHDLLDTELAIARMILADVGRMDEQLIRWRSEMEKVDPQIFSNLEAAWVKRHKKQIRDYYMIPEHSLSDYMIQNHMPIAACMDETLIGISQLPRPPRWLRKYARENVSHTLGFATSKLYPDTSGRDIPGQPKRSYAKSGMHAYFRLFSRAAHSLPNEAWFDQACHDREEMARSFPHLYWLARELVFREDPASSLEAMDDRLEFFQVPEVPRPSKKTLARFLDKLKEPDGSKFLAFARGVIQELDRIGDDHSTYYGILGIPSLYRAAIFPRFIRLLNVAFKQAGSVSVIAEVLIQNPSFYTFQLGRPQGSGIMQLGRFHLLRTKFPDRNPKPVAQKQEGCVIRKPELSDSIFPGCLWMIAAARDPADVAWLLPVCAKALRNEDVAHFNRLVTTVGEIASPDAIRGLARLRAKTRHATMLKQLNVALAQAAERSGLTTAEAEELVALTYGLDEQHCRVEPLVGGVTATLTLAGSGQAVIRYADPLGALLSKPPASIKADAQSETTLRDLRADAKSLTADMAIHRQRLERSWLTGQSWTWSAFQQRWLAHPVLSWLARRQIWLVAYPDLTVFTCMIGEDGGLYGSDGTRLPVPHGDLLLSLWHPLHNGVQDGAESSCVTLWRQQLKALKIEQPIRQAWRETYTLTQEERESSPASYRYARRILNQAQVVEIGRKRGWRIRNLSPHMPSSESAPWAFSLPAHGIYADWRTGGVGIDHLPHGAGTFSHIITDRLRFCVLEDGGNWLYDGGRKLKEMQTPVRLGDIPPVVFSEIMRDLDLMISIAASDVSFNAETIYAIPDLGVWRRQAGLADIPLPKEPHFGALAASRRDEIAVIVKSMKVDDRLRFEGPYIMIEGKRHQYRLHLGSADVMILPDLRHLFLSTTLSNSARQKGSAYKPLHDDDRLDLILQRIIMLLNDDRIRDKDILAQFASL encoded by the coding sequence ATGACACCAGCACAGCATGATCTTCTTGATACGGAACTCGCAATCGCTCGCATGATTCTGGCAGATGTTGGGCGTATGGATGAGCAGTTAATCCGCTGGAGGAGCGAGATGGAGAAGGTTGATCCGCAGATATTCTCAAATTTGGAAGCTGCCTGGGTTAAGCGCCATAAAAAGCAGATTCGTGATTACTATATGATTCCAGAACATTCTCTGTCTGATTACATGATTCAAAATCATATGCCTATCGCTGCGTGTATGGATGAGACGCTGATTGGGATCAGTCAGCTTCCTCGACCTCCTCGCTGGTTGCGAAAATATGCCAGAGAAAATGTCAGTCATACGCTAGGGTTTGCGACATCAAAACTTTATCCGGATACGAGCGGACGTGATATCCCCGGGCAGCCGAAGCGCTCTTATGCCAAAAGTGGTATGCATGCTTATTTTCGGTTGTTCAGCCGTGCAGCTCATAGTTTGCCGAATGAGGCATGGTTCGATCAGGCATGCCACGACAGAGAAGAAATGGCACGCAGTTTTCCGCATCTTTACTGGCTTGCTCGAGAACTTGTCTTTCGTGAAGATCCGGCCTCTTCATTGGAGGCGATGGATGATCGTCTCGAATTTTTTCAGGTGCCAGAGGTACCGCGTCCTTCAAAAAAGACTCTCGCACGATTTTTGGATAAACTGAAAGAACCTGACGGGAGCAAGTTCCTGGCCTTCGCTCGCGGCGTCATTCAGGAGCTTGACAGGATCGGGGATGATCATTCGACCTATTACGGTATACTGGGTATCCCCTCTCTCTATCGTGCGGCTATTTTTCCGCGATTTATACGTCTTCTCAACGTTGCCTTCAAACAGGCCGGATCTGTTTCAGTTATTGCTGAAGTTCTGATCCAGAACCCGAGTTTCTACACTTTCCAGCTCGGGCGGCCACAGGGTTCTGGAATCATGCAGCTTGGTCGATTCCATTTACTCAGAACAAAATTTCCAGACAGAAATCCAAAACCCGTCGCCCAAAAGCAGGAAGGGTGCGTCATTCGTAAACCGGAATTATCAGACAGCATATTTCCCGGATGTCTGTGGATGATCGCGGCCGCACGGGACCCGGCGGACGTTGCCTGGCTGTTGCCAGTGTGTGCGAAGGCTCTCAGGAACGAAGATGTTGCCCACTTCAACCGTCTGGTTACGACGGTAGGCGAAATTGCTTCTCCTGATGCTATCCGGGGGCTGGCACGGCTTAGGGCAAAAACCCGTCACGCCACCATGCTGAAACAGTTGAATGTTGCTTTGGCTCAAGCCGCCGAGCGCTCCGGTCTGACGACAGCTGAAGCAGAGGAGCTCGTAGCGCTGACGTACGGCCTGGATGAGCAGCATTGCCGCGTCGAGCCATTGGTGGGAGGGGTTACGGCGACTCTGACCCTGGCGGGTTCGGGGCAGGCCGTTATTCGTTATGCCGATCCGCTTGGTGCTCTGCTGAGCAAACCTCCTGCCTCCATCAAAGCAGACGCTCAGTCCGAAACAACGTTACGTGACCTTCGCGCTGATGCAAAATCGCTGACAGCCGATATGGCCATCCATCGCCAGCGGCTCGAGCGATCTTGGCTGACAGGGCAGAGCTGGACGTGGTCAGCTTTTCAGCAGCGCTGGCTTGCCCATCCCGTCCTGAGCTGGCTTGCACGACGCCAGATATGGCTCGTAGCGTATCCCGACCTGACTGTCTTCACTTGCATGATCGGAGAGGATGGCGGGCTTTACGGTTCGGATGGTACGCGCCTCCCGGTTCCGCATGGGGACTTACTTCTGAGCCTTTGGCATCCTCTTCATAACGGCGTTCAGGATGGTGCAGAGTCCTCCTGCGTTACACTCTGGCGTCAACAGCTTAAAGCACTGAAGATCGAACAGCCTATCCGTCAGGCATGGCGGGAGACATACACACTCACGCAGGAGGAGCGAGAAAGCTCACCAGCATCTTATCGTTATGCCAGACGGATCCTCAATCAGGCTCAGGTCGTTGAAATAGGCCGTAAAAGAGGGTGGCGTATCCGTAATCTCTCGCCTCATATGCCTTCTTCTGAAAGTGCTCCGTGGGCGTTCAGCCTGCCAGCTCATGGCATTTATGCCGATTGGCGTACCGGTGGGGTGGGGATTGATCACTTGCCGCATGGTGCGGGAACATTTTCGCATATCATCACAGACAGGTTAAGGTTTTGCGTTCTGGAAGATGGCGGGAACTGGCTGTATGATGGTGGGCGTAAATTGAAAGAAATGCAGACGCCGGTGCGGCTGGGAGACATTCCTCCCGTTGTTTTTTCCGAAATTATGCGTGATCTTGATCTTATGATTTCGATCGCTGCCAGCGACGTCTCTTTTAATGCTGAAACGATCTACGCGATTCCGGATCTGGGTGTCTGGCGGCGTCAGGCCGGACTGGCTGACATTCCTTTGCCTAAAGAGCCTCACTTTGGAGCGCTTGCCGCATCACGACGCGATGAGATTGCAGTCATCGTTAAGAGTATGAAAGTCGATGATCGTTTGCGCTTTGAGGGGCCTTACATCATGATAGAAGGGAAACGACATCAGTATCGGCTTCACCTGGGGAGTGCTGATGTCATGATTCTTCCCGACCTTCGTCATCTTTTTCTGAGCACAACTCTGTCAAACTCAGCGCGGCAAAAGGGATCTGCCTACAAGCCTCTGCATGATGATGATCGGCTGGACCTTATCCTGCAACGCATAATCATGCTGCTGAACGATGACCGTATTCGTGACAAGGATATTTTGGCTCAGTTCGCATCCCTTTAG
- a CDS encoding MucR family transcriptional regulator, with amino-acid sequence MAASTSIYEPDTQKVEQTVTIISAYVSHNTVSTEALPDLIRSVYATLDTLSLSQSAPKAPEKAVTPAVGPVSDVIPEPPVPEKSVSQEHTPAVPIKRSVFPDYIVCLEDGKKTKMLKSYIQRHFNLTPEDYRTRWGLPPEYPMVAPNYSAQRAAIAKRNSLGRRGDDTNATLSSGESHIASNRKARGRKTK; translated from the coding sequence ATGGCAGCGTCCACATCCATTTACGAACCTGACACACAAAAGGTGGAACAGACCGTTACAATCATATCAGCCTATGTAAGCCACAACACGGTCAGCACCGAAGCCCTCCCAGATCTGATCAGATCTGTCTATGCGACACTCGATACACTCTCACTCTCCCAATCTGCTCCTAAAGCCCCTGAGAAAGCCGTAACACCCGCAGTTGGTCCAGTTTCTGACGTGATACCTGAACCACCAGTTCCCGAAAAAAGCGTGTCTCAAGAACACACACCGGCGGTACCCATCAAACGCTCGGTTTTCCCAGATTATATCGTCTGTCTTGAGGACGGTAAGAAAACCAAGATGCTGAAATCCTACATTCAGAGACATTTCAACCTGACCCCTGAGGATTACCGCACACGCTGGGGATTGCCCCCGGAATATCCTATGGTGGCACCAAACTACTCTGCACAGCGGGCCGCCATTGCCAAGCGCAACTCACTGGGGCGACGCGGCGATGACACCAATGCCACACTCTCATCAGGTGAATCTCATATCGCGTCAAATCGTAAAGCACGTGGGCGCAAAACGAAATAA